A window of Thermococcus aggregans contains these coding sequences:
- a CDS encoding ABC transporter ATP-binding protein: MVGVRLVGVWKEFGGVVAVRDMSLEVKDGEFMILLGPSGCGKTTTLRMIAGLEEPTKGQIYIGDKLVADPEKGVFAPPKDRDIAMVFQSYALYPHMTVYDNIAFPLKLRKVPKQEIDQRVREVAELLGLTELLKRKPRELSGGQRQRVALGRAIVRKPQVFLMDEPLSNLDAKLRVRMRAELKKLQRQLGVTTIYVTHDQVEAMTMGDRVAVINAGVLQQVGSPDEVYDRPANVFVAGFIGSPPMNFLDASVGEDGFVDFGEFRLKLLPDQVEVLREENLIGGEVVFGIRPEDVYDAVFAQVRVPGENVVRAVVDIVENLGSERIVYLRVGGVGFVGAFKAESRVREGQEVEVVFDMKKIHIFDKNTGKAIF, from the coding sequence ATGGTTGGTGTTAGGCTTGTGGGTGTTTGGAAGGAGTTTGGTGGGGTTGTTGCGGTTAGGGATATGAGTTTGGAAGTTAAGGATGGGGAGTTTATGATTTTGCTTGGGCCTAGTGGTTGTGGTAAGACAACGACTCTCAGAATGATTGCTGGTCTTGAGGAGCCAACAAAAGGCCAGATTTACATTGGTGACAAACTCGTCGCTGACCCAGAGAAGGGAGTTTTCGCCCCACCAAAGGACAGGGATATTGCTATGGTTTTTCAGAGTTATGCATTGTACCCTCACATGACTGTTTATGATAACATTGCCTTCCCGTTGAAGCTGAGGAAAGTTCCGAAGCAGGAAATCGACCAGAGGGTCAGGGAGGTTGCGGAGTTACTTGGTTTGACGGAGTTGCTCAAGAGGAAACCCAGAGAGCTTTCTGGTGGGCAGAGGCAGCGTGTTGCTTTGGGTAGGGCGATTGTTAGGAAGCCTCAAGTGTTTCTGATGGATGAGCCGTTGAGTAATTTGGATGCTAAACTTAGGGTTAGGATGCGTGCTGAGCTTAAGAAACTGCAGAGGCAGTTGGGGGTTACTACGATTTATGTGACGCATGATCAGGTTGAGGCTATGACGATGGGTGATAGGGTTGCTGTGATTAATGCTGGTGTTCTCCAGCAGGTTGGTTCGCCGGATGAGGTTTATGATAGGCCGGCGAATGTGTTTGTTGCTGGTTTTATTGGTTCGCCGCCGATGAATTTTTTGGATGCGAGTGTTGGGGAGGATGGTTTTGTGGATTTTGGGGAGTTCAGGCTTAAGCTCCTGCCGGATCAGGTAGAGGTTCTTAGGGAGGAGAACTTGATTGGGGGGGAGGTGGTGTTTGGTATTAGGCCGGAGGATGTTTATGATGCGGTGTTTGCTCAGGTGAGGGTTCCTGGGGAGAATGTGGTTAGGGCTGTGGTGGATATTGTTGAGAATTTGGGGAGTGAGAGGATTGTGTATTTGAGGGTTGGTGGTGTTGGTTTTGTTGGGGCTTTTAAGGCTGAGTCGAGGGTTAGGGAGGGGCAGGAAGTTGAGGTTGTTTTTGATATGAAGAAAATCCACATCTTCGACAAAAACACCGGAAAAGCAATATTCTAA
- a CDS encoding L-fucose/L-arabinose isomerase family protein produces the protein MLALITFTDPRKTALSIEREKALLEKHKRLLQELESSKLKVFDINGALGKYEALEKGGNFGVDDKEEVIKASRLIGSRDVSGIILGLWHWTESNLVTLLAKETNKPLLLYADDDPAWAGSTCITSVGASLWESSVNYHALHHVRLKGDLEKVKAWARAAEAVSKLSKKSLLLWGAPYTLGMEHLMDDLPRLKRFIGDFLILDQYIIIKKADFMISDEKERIRVEKFFEWLNEKTKINYDNSMLTPEVLRRQIAIYLAAKDIWKKYEKETAAVSIKCQPELSEIYGVTACLIPALFPFNADAKGEKPIVPATCEGDVKGTISSALLFYLSGKPPLFGDIKYVDDELILIANCGASSLYYAKLSENPEENLKETTIQGQCQGKSGGALTYRTPKTELTVARLIRRGGDYYLLYFLAEGVEITEDIEFKLKWGKQWPHTAIKNPLDKERFLNVMGANHLSAVPGDFTEEIKFVARMWGVKAINLRKKEEVDEFLDSL, from the coding sequence GTGCTAGCTCTTATAACTTTCACAGATCCAAGAAAAACCGCCCTTTCAATAGAGAGGGAAAAAGCCCTTTTGGAAAAGCATAAAAGACTTCTACAGGAACTGGAATCATCTAAACTAAAAGTTTTTGACATCAATGGGGCCCTTGGAAAATACGAAGCCCTCGAAAAAGGGGGAAACTTTGGAGTGGATGATAAGGAGGAAGTTATCAAAGCATCCAGATTGATTGGATCCAGAGACGTAAGTGGGATCATTCTCGGCCTGTGGCACTGGACGGAGAGCAACTTAGTAACGCTATTGGCAAAAGAAACCAACAAACCTCTACTTCTTTACGCTGATGATGATCCGGCATGGGCAGGCAGTACATGTATAACTTCTGTTGGCGCTTCCCTTTGGGAAAGCTCTGTAAACTATCATGCCTTGCATCATGTGAGGCTTAAGGGAGACCTTGAGAAAGTAAAAGCATGGGCAAGGGCTGCAGAGGCAGTATCAAAGCTTTCCAAAAAATCCCTGCTCCTATGGGGAGCTCCCTATACGCTTGGAATGGAGCATTTGATGGATGATCTTCCGAGACTAAAGAGGTTTATAGGAGATTTCCTAATACTTGATCAGTATATCATAATAAAGAAAGCAGATTTCATGATTAGCGATGAAAAAGAGCGTATCCGGGTTGAAAAGTTCTTTGAGTGGTTGAATGAGAAGACTAAAATTAATTATGACAATAGCATGCTCACTCCGGAAGTTTTAAGGAGGCAGATTGCAATATACCTTGCTGCAAAGGATATCTGGAAGAAATATGAAAAAGAAACAGCGGCCGTTTCAATTAAATGCCAGCCGGAGCTTAGTGAAATCTATGGGGTAACAGCATGTCTAATTCCGGCTCTCTTTCCATTTAACGCCGATGCAAAAGGAGAAAAGCCCATTGTGCCAGCTACTTGTGAAGGAGACGTAAAGGGAACGATAAGCTCCGCCTTACTCTTTTATTTAAGCGGAAAACCCCCACTTTTTGGTGACATAAAATACGTTGACGATGAGCTTATCCTGATAGCAAACTGCGGTGCTTCCTCCCTTTACTACGCAAAACTCAGTGAAAATCCGGAGGAAAACCTCAAAGAAACAACCATCCAGGGGCAATGTCAAGGAAAGAGCGGAGGGGCGTTAACATATAGAACCCCAAAAACTGAGCTCACTGTTGCAAGGCTTATAAGAAGAGGAGGAGACTACTATCTCCTATATTTCCTTGCAGAGGGAGTTGAGATCACTGAAGATATTGAATTCAAGCTAAAATGGGGCAAACAATGGCCTCACACAGCAATAAAGAACCCTCTTGATAAGGAGAGGTTCCTTAATGTAATGGGAGCAAATCATCTCTCAGCAGTTCCTGGCGATTTCACGGAGGAAATTAAGTTCGTAGCAAGAATGTGGGGAGTTAAGGCGATAAATCTAAGAAAAAAAGAGGAAGTTGATGAATTTCTGGATTCTCTTTAA
- a CDS encoding amylo-alpha-1,6-glucosidase, with amino-acid sequence MSVILSYNGAFAVTRQNGDMKDNYDGFYIFDTRFLKGVKLKLDKDSILVGSSQDGPRRAYSHFSIGDDVVLLRKREIKDNWTYREELQFYNTSRRKINLRVEYIFKVPIEDIFEVRKFGGQKIRRRIKSFLGEEGEYSYTGKDKIRRNLRIKTNMKIEKGLAFAEITLEPLEKEILYLEFIPQISKEGLEVFLTEKPLVLPNVISTNLTWLEMVFERAIEDLTALTAYTNYGMVPFAGIPYYACPFGRDSIITSWFLLPYYPQYAEGTLRFFAKIQGKKFNPVNEEEPGKIPHEFRFGELSHSRKMPFAPYYGTVDATPLYVILAAEYLRWTGDRRLIEELKPNLTAAVEWILRRLREGGGYIRYEGGLLVNQGWKDSKEGIPTEEGTPTKPPVALVEVQGYAYKALVDAASLNLTSLNPKMLEKEAKALKRRFNRDFWCNGFYALALDGDNVPSKVVSSNMGHLLFTGIAEHQKEIAERLFEEDMFSGWGIRTLSSNEKAYNPFSYHNGSIWPHDNAVIALGLASIGEKEKAKTLSEAIFKAAKSLPNSQLPELYSGLESEYPLLCPRANAPQAWSAASVFAFLTALLGPKVEKELALSPLLSENLGVSMLIRFRGKPYLIEAQNGEVVRFEERNI; translated from the coding sequence ATGTCAGTTATCCTCTCTTATAACGGAGCTTTTGCGGTTACAAGACAGAATGGAGATATGAAGGATAATTACGATGGATTTTATATCTTTGATACACGCTTTCTGAAAGGGGTGAAGCTTAAGTTGGATAAGGACAGCATTCTCGTAGGAAGTTCTCAAGATGGTCCAAGAAGGGCATATTCTCATTTTTCCATAGGTGATGATGTAGTTCTGCTGAGAAAGCGGGAAATAAAAGATAACTGGACATACAGGGAAGAGCTTCAATTCTACAACACCTCACGGAGAAAAATAAACCTTAGAGTAGAGTACATCTTTAAAGTTCCTATTGAGGATATTTTTGAAGTTAGAAAGTTTGGAGGACAGAAGATTAGACGTAGGATCAAAAGCTTCCTTGGAGAAGAAGGCGAGTATTCCTATACCGGAAAAGATAAGATCAGGAGAAATTTGAGAATCAAAACAAACATGAAAATTGAGAAGGGGTTGGCATTTGCTGAGATCACTTTGGAACCCCTTGAGAAGGAGATCCTTTATCTTGAATTCATTCCTCAGATTTCGAAAGAGGGGCTTGAGGTATTTTTGACAGAAAAACCTCTTGTACTCCCAAACGTTATCTCAACGAACTTAACATGGCTTGAGATGGTTTTTGAGAGGGCCATTGAGGATCTAACCGCTTTAACAGCATACACAAACTATGGAATGGTTCCGTTTGCTGGCATTCCTTATTATGCATGCCCCTTCGGAAGGGACAGCATTATAACCTCTTGGTTTCTGCTTCCATATTATCCGCAGTATGCCGAAGGCACACTAAGGTTCTTTGCTAAAATCCAGGGAAAGAAATTTAACCCTGTAAACGAAGAAGAGCCTGGCAAGATCCCTCACGAATTTAGATTTGGTGAGCTGTCTCATTCAAGAAAGATGCCCTTTGCCCCTTATTATGGAACAGTAGATGCAACTCCCCTTTACGTTATTTTAGCCGCCGAGTATCTTCGGTGGACGGGTGATAGGAGATTAATAGAAGAGCTCAAGCCCAATCTGACTGCTGCTGTAGAATGGATTTTGAGAAGGCTCAGGGAAGGAGGGGGATACATAAGGTATGAAGGGGGTCTCTTGGTTAATCAAGGGTGGAAGGATTCAAAGGAAGGTATTCCAACCGAAGAGGGCACTCCCACAAAGCCTCCCGTTGCCCTAGTGGAAGTACAGGGATATGCTTATAAGGCCCTTGTGGATGCCGCTTCACTTAACTTAACTTCACTGAATCCAAAAATGCTTGAAAAAGAGGCAAAGGCCTTAAAGAGACGTTTTAATAGGGATTTCTGGTGTAATGGCTTTTATGCGCTTGCCTTGGATGGGGATAACGTTCCTTCTAAGGTAGTTTCTTCCAACATGGGACATCTTTTATTTACAGGGATAGCTGAACATCAAAAAGAAATAGCAGAGAGATTGTTTGAGGAGGATATGTTCTCTGGGTGGGGGATTAGAACACTTAGCTCAAATGAAAAAGCCTACAACCCATTCAGCTATCACAATGGCAGTATATGGCCCCATGACAATGCAGTGATAGCTCTTGGACTTGCATCAATTGGAGAAAAAGAAAAGGCAAAAACACTTTCAGAGGCAATATTCAAAGCTGCAAAGTCCCTTCCAAACTCTCAGCTTCCTGAACTCTACAGTGGTCTTGAAAGCGAATACCCGCTCTTATGTCCCAGAGCAAATGCCCCGCAGGCCTGGAGTGCCGCAAGTGTATTTGCATTTCTCACGGCTCTACTAGGTCCTAAAGTTGAAAAAGAATTAGCCCTTTCTCCACTATTGTCCGAAAACCTTGGAGTTTCCATGTTGATTAGGTTTAGGGGGAAGCCATACTTAATTGAAGCTCAAAACGGGGAGGTTGTTAGGTTTGAAGAGCGAAATATTTGA
- a CDS encoding ABC transporter ATP-binding protein produces the protein MVRLRLEDIEFKQEGFELNIPFLEARPGEFLTLLGPSGCGKTTTLRIVAGFEKPDRGRIYFDDIVMNEVPPYERNIGIVFQDYALFPHMTVYDNISFGLRLRKLPKEEIKRRVSWALELVGLEGFENRYPEQLSGGQQQRVALARALVIEPQLLLLDEPLSNLDAKIRERLRGEIKRIQRELGITTIYVTHDQEEAMAISDRIAVMSIGKIEQVGSPLDLYYKPKNEFVAQFLGLSNILEINAENGKACIGSLCFKVKKEGRIKIFFRPESVYIEKGDDGEVVDYELLPGRVRLKIDVEGRLIIAERFLDEIPFLIEKLPKKVGIKVKSFSILESFP, from the coding sequence ATGGTGAGGCTGAGACTTGAGGACATAGAGTTTAAGCAAGAGGGTTTTGAGCTCAATATTCCCTTTCTAGAGGCAAGACCGGGAGAGTTTTTAACACTACTTGGGCCAAGTGGCTGTGGAAAAACAACAACCCTTAGAATAGTAGCCGGTTTTGAAAAACCAGATAGGGGCAGGATATACTTCGACGATATTGTTATGAATGAAGTTCCCCCCTATGAAAGAAACATAGGTATTGTTTTTCAGGACTATGCCCTCTTTCCACATATGACGGTTTATGACAATATTTCCTTTGGTCTAAGGCTCAGAAAGCTCCCCAAGGAAGAGATCAAAAGACGTGTCTCATGGGCACTGGAACTAGTGGGATTGGAGGGCTTTGAAAACCGCTACCCAGAACAGCTCAGCGGCGGTCAGCAGCAGAGAGTAGCTTTGGCAAGGGCTCTGGTAATAGAACCCCAACTTCTGCTTTTGGACGAGCCGCTTTCAAACCTTGATGCAAAAATAAGAGAGAGGCTCAGAGGGGAAATAAAAAGAATTCAACGAGAGCTTGGAATAACCACAATTTATGTCACTCATGATCAGGAAGAGGCAATGGCAATAAGTGACAGGATAGCAGTTATGAGTATTGGGAAGATAGAGCAGGTGGGAAGTCCTTTGGATCTTTATTACAAGCCAAAAAATGAGTTTGTGGCTCAGTTTTTAGGCCTTTCTAATATTTTAGAGATTAATGCAGAAAATGGCAAAGCATGTATTGGAAGCCTTTGCTTTAAAGTTAAAAAAGAAGGGAGAATCAAAATATTCTTCAGGCCGGAAAGTGTCTATATTGAAAAGGGCGATGACGGAGAAGTTGTGGATTATGAACTGCTGCCTGGTAGAGTACGGCTCAAGATTGACGTGGAGGGTAGGCTTATAATTGCAGAGCGATTTTTGGATGAGATTCCATTTTTAATTGAAAAATTGCCAAAAAAAGTTGGGATAAAAGTAAAGAGCTTTTCAATACTTGAGTCATTCCCTTGA
- a CDS encoding ABC transporter permease: MRLRNLIVLLPLIFLFLFFYFPLISILKEGLWDNGITLKYILRVISNNYHRRVIFFTFWQALASTLFTLLLGLPGAYIFAKYDFPGKGILKALLTVPFVMPSIMVALGFIILFGRSGILAHLIGRDPGILYSWKAIILAHVFYNFPVVVRMVSSLWQRINPHYEEAALSLGARGFTLFRKVTLPMLMPAIFASSMLTFVFCFLSFSIPLILGGYQYATIEVDIFTAIMTLLDFKTGAALAIIQISLSFVFMYLYLKSLDLYVKAEEQRIFKEPVPLTLRELLSVNGVFIAAYSAIVFIFILSPLMAVVYHSFTYGGGFTLEWYRRVFSPEYNPIFGANSITAIRNSLFFGFSTVLISTLLALSIAYIMYRWEFKGKTLFDALVMLPLASSAITLGLGYIKAFHKPPLNLLGTWYLIVFAHTIIAYPFVLRAISTVLKKIKPSLKEAAMSLGANELKAFLKVELPLAFGGIVVGAIFAFAMSIAELGATYMIYKPEYTTITIAIYRFLGSRQFGPASAMSVILMMVSTIAFILIERAGEEIW; encoded by the coding sequence ATGAGGTTAAGGAATTTAATTGTCCTATTGCCCTTGATTTTTTTATTCCTGTTCTTTTACTTCCCCCTAATCAGCATATTAAAAGAGGGTCTGTGGGATAACGGGATTACGCTAAAATACATCCTTCGGGTTATCTCAAACAACTACCACAGAAGGGTTATATTTTTCACTTTTTGGCAGGCATTGGCCTCTACACTCTTTACACTGTTATTGGGCTTGCCCGGAGCATATATTTTTGCAAAATACGACTTTCCAGGTAAGGGAATTTTAAAGGCTCTCCTAACAGTTCCTTTTGTAATGCCCAGCATCATGGTTGCTTTGGGATTTATAATCCTATTTGGGCGATCTGGAATTCTTGCCCACCTAATTGGAAGAGATCCAGGTATTCTTTACTCTTGGAAGGCAATAATATTAGCTCATGTGTTTTACAACTTTCCCGTAGTTGTGAGGATGGTGTCCTCGCTATGGCAACGCATAAATCCCCACTATGAAGAAGCAGCCTTGAGTTTAGGAGCGAGGGGATTCACCCTCTTCAGGAAAGTGACCTTGCCCATGCTTATGCCGGCTATATTTGCCTCTTCGATGCTGACTTTTGTTTTCTGCTTTTTGAGTTTTTCAATTCCGTTAATTCTCGGTGGATATCAGTATGCCACTATAGAAGTCGATATTTTCACCGCAATAATGACCCTTTTAGATTTCAAGACAGGGGCAGCTTTGGCCATAATTCAGATTTCTTTGAGTTTTGTTTTCATGTACCTCTACTTAAAAAGTCTTGATCTCTATGTAAAAGCAGAGGAGCAGAGAATATTCAAAGAGCCAGTGCCATTGACCTTAAGGGAACTTTTGAGTGTAAATGGAGTTTTTATAGCAGCTTATTCCGCCATAGTGTTTATCTTCATCCTGTCCCCGTTGATGGCGGTTGTTTACCATTCGTTCACCTATGGAGGCGGATTTACCCTTGAATGGTATAGGAGGGTTTTTTCTCCAGAGTACAATCCAATCTTTGGTGCAAACAGCATAACGGCAATTAGAAATTCTCTCTTCTTTGGGTTTTCTACGGTGCTTATTTCGACTCTTTTAGCTTTGAGCATAGCTTACATAATGTATAGATGGGAATTTAAGGGCAAAACTCTCTTTGATGCACTTGTAATGCTACCCCTAGCCTCTTCCGCAATAACTTTGGGCCTTGGATATATAAAAGCTTTCCATAAGCCTCCTTTAAACCTTTTAGGCACGTGGTATCTGATAGTCTTCGCGCACACAATCATTGCCTATCCCTTTGTTCTAAGGGCGATTTCCACGGTGTTAAAGAAAATAAAACCCAGTTTAAAAGAGGCCGCCATGAGCTTAGGAGCTAACGAGCTTAAAGCATTCCTGAAAGTTGAGCTCCCTCTGGCTTTTGGAGGAATAGTGGTGGGAGCGATATTTGCCTTTGCAATGAGCATAGCCGAGCTTGGGGCTACCTACATGATATATAAGCCTGAGTACACAACAATAACCATTGCAATTTATCGCTTTCTGGGGTCACGACAGTTTGGCCCTGCCTCAGCAATGTCCGTTATTTTAATGATGGTTAGTACAATAGCCTTTATTTTGATTGAGAGAGCGGGTGAGGAGATATGGTGA
- a CDS encoding glycoside hydrolase family 130 protein encodes MKSEIFEKIIRIEGSKINIKPPKKIPQPILSPSREGFDSRNIYNPAVVKEKGRIVMLYRAESKKDNLTGRIGLAISYDGINFFRHPEPVIEPEYSWESVGVEDPRVVKVGKTYYMTYTGYDGKTARLCLATSKNMLTWKKHGPIFEDFEYEKNNIRGWTKSGAILPKKLEKGNFKGNYLMYFGDSNIWIAVSRDLINWEYIKEPVLSPRGGYFDNVLVEPGPPLFEISSGITLIYNSAGRYKDGLKYKVGVAIFDKNSPNRLIARTENPIMVPEYEWELYGHVNNVVFVESMVEHENKLLLYYGGADRYIGLAYWTTDL; translated from the coding sequence TTGAAGAGCGAAATATTTGAGAAGATTATCAGAATAGAGGGCAGTAAAATCAATATAAAGCCTCCAAAAAAGATCCCTCAACCCATTTTATCCCCATCAAGGGAAGGGTTTGATTCAAGAAATATTTACAATCCTGCAGTTGTTAAAGAGAAGGGCAGAATAGTTATGCTTTACAGGGCAGAATCCAAAAAGGATAATCTAACTGGTAGAATTGGACTTGCAATAAGCTATGATGGCATCAATTTCTTTAGACATCCAGAACCGGTGATAGAGCCAGAATACTCCTGGGAAAGTGTTGGCGTTGAGGATCCGAGAGTAGTAAAGGTCGGTAAAACATATTACATGACGTACACAGGTTATGATGGCAAGACTGCAAGATTGTGTTTGGCAACTTCAAAAAATATGCTGACATGGAAAAAGCATGGCCCGATTTTTGAAGATTTTGAATATGAGAAAAACAATATTAGGGGGTGGACAAAAAGCGGGGCAATTTTACCAAAAAAACTTGAAAAAGGCAACTTTAAGGGAAATTACTTAATGTATTTCGGCGACTCAAATATCTGGATAGCAGTTTCGAGGGACTTGATAAACTGGGAGTATATAAAGGAGCCAGTACTATCTCCGAGAGGAGGGTACTTTGATAACGTTTTAGTCGAACCAGGTCCTCCCTTGTTCGAGATTAGTAGTGGAATAACTTTAATTTACAACAGCGCTGGTAGATATAAGGATGGACTAAAATACAAAGTGGGAGTTGCGATTTTCGATAAAAACTCCCCAAATAGGCTTATTGCAAGAACTGAAAACCCAATAATGGTTCCGGAGTATGAATGGGAGCTCTATGGACATGTTAACAACGTCGTCTTTGTTGAAAGCATGGTAGAGCACGAGAACAAACTCCTCCTGTATTACGGTGGGGCAGACAGATATATCGGTCTGGCATACTGGACAACAGACTTATAA
- a CDS encoding BtpA/SgcQ family protein yields the protein MKFEEKPLIGMVHLKPLPGSYLYQDNFDEVIEHALREAKKLEKAGFDALMIENFNDVPFPKTVEPITVASMSIVAKAIKEEVSLPLGINVLRNDAIAAYSIAYTVKADFIRVNVLSGVAYTDQGIIEGAAHQLARLRKLLPSKIKVFADVHVKHAYHFGDFEEALGDTAERGLADALIISGKRTGSEVELEKLKLAKELSSVPVLVGSGTTYENLPKLWKYADGFIIGTWIKRDGNVKNDIDPERVEKIVKLAEKLRKKT from the coding sequence ATGAAGTTTGAAGAAAAACCCCTCATTGGGATGGTTCATCTCAAGCCTTTGCCAGGTTCATACCTCTACCAAGATAACTTTGACGAGGTCATCGAACATGCACTAAGAGAAGCAAAAAAATTGGAAAAAGCAGGATTCGATGCCTTAATGATCGAAAACTTTAACGACGTACCTTTTCCAAAAACTGTCGAGCCCATAACTGTTGCCTCCATGAGTATTGTTGCAAAAGCTATAAAGGAAGAAGTCTCTCTCCCACTTGGCATAAACGTCTTAAGAAATGATGCAATAGCGGCTTATTCTATAGCCTACACTGTTAAAGCAGATTTTATTAGAGTAAATGTTCTAAGCGGAGTTGCATATACTGACCAAGGAATAATCGAAGGGGCAGCACATCAACTGGCAAGGCTTAGAAAACTCCTTCCTTCGAAAATTAAGGTTTTTGCAGATGTCCATGTTAAGCATGCCTACCATTTTGGAGATTTTGAAGAGGCCTTGGGGGACACTGCTGAAAGGGGGCTGGCAGATGCCCTGATAATCAGTGGAAAAAGGACGGGCAGTGAAGTGGAATTAGAGAAACTAAAACTTGCTAAAGAGCTTTCAAGCGTTCCCGTTTTAGTAGGTTCGGGAACAACTTATGAGAATCTTCCAAAACTGTGGAAATATGCAGATGGATTTATTATCGGGACATGGATCAAGAGAGATGGAAATGTCAAAAACGATATTGATCCAGAACGGGTGGAAAAAATCGTCAAACTAGCAGAGAAACTTCGAAAAAAGACATAG
- a CDS encoding thiamine ABC transporter substrate-binding protein, which translates to MKKLAIILGLLVIATTLGCITQNQTTTESTAKEEQKLVIYSYDSFEYLASEVIPKFEEKYGVKVELQLIGDAGEVLNRLILEKDNPRADLVIGIDNSLLAKAIEAGVLEPYKPENINLVPEDLIFDLTFHLTPYDYGYIAINYREDMVQNPPKSLEDLTKPEWRGKLVIEDPRTSSPGAAFLLWTIAVYGDDGYLYYWEKLKENDVHIVKGWTEAWTAFMNGEFPLVLSYATSPAATVYYDNITYVKAVAFEEGNYMQIEGAGIVKGAKSKELAKKFIEFMLTEDFQSAIPTNQWMYPVNPNIKLPEVFKYALQPKEIKPITLDPEYVKENFERWIKEWTALMVEGNSPEEIIASRE; encoded by the coding sequence ATGAAAAAGCTTGCGATTATTTTGGGGCTTCTTGTAATAGCAACAACCCTTGGGTGCATTACACAGAACCAAACAACAACAGAAAGCACAGCGAAAGAAGAGCAAAAGCTTGTTATCTACTCTTACGATAGCTTCGAATATCTCGCAAGCGAAGTAATTCCAAAATTTGAAGAGAAATATGGAGTTAAAGTTGAGCTACAGCTTATCGGAGATGCAGGAGAAGTTTTAAACAGATTGATTCTGGAAAAGGACAATCCAAGGGCCGATTTGGTTATAGGGATAGATAACAGCCTTTTAGCAAAGGCAATCGAAGCTGGAGTGCTGGAGCCATACAAGCCAGAGAACATAAACCTCGTTCCAGAAGACCTAATATTCGATCTAACGTTTCACTTGACCCCCTATGATTACGGGTATATCGCGATAAATTACAGAGAGGATATGGTGCAAAATCCGCCAAAAAGCCTTGAAGATCTTACAAAACCAGAGTGGAGAGGAAAGCTAGTCATTGAGGACCCAAGAACTTCATCTCCAGGAGCCGCATTTTTATTGTGGACGATAGCCGTATATGGAGACGACGGATATCTTTACTACTGGGAGAAGCTTAAGGAAAATGATGTACACATAGTTAAGGGCTGGACCGAGGCTTGGACAGCTTTTATGAATGGAGAGTTCCCCCTAGTGCTCAGCTACGCTACATCTCCCGCTGCAACGGTGTATTATGATAACATAACCTATGTCAAGGCTGTAGCCTTTGAAGAGGGCAACTACATGCAAATAGAAGGGGCAGGAATAGTCAAGGGGGCAAAGAGCAAAGAGCTGGCAAAGAAGTTCATAGAATTTATGCTTACCGAGGACTTCCAAAGTGCTATTCCCACGAATCAGTGGATGTATCCAGTGAACCCGAACATCAAATTGCCGGAAGTGTTTAAATATGCCCTCCAGCCAAAAGAGATAAAGCCCATAACCCTCGACCCAGAATACGTGAAAGAGAACTTCGAACGCTGGATTAAGGAATGGACGGCACTTATGGTAGAAGGAAATAGTCCAGAGGAAATAATAGCCTCAAGGGAATGA
- a CDS encoding RNA ligase partner protein — protein MIRFVLDTSIFVNPDIRNKFGESPTEAMKKFLDYAEKLFGRVEFYVPPGIYKEITHFVELEEVSPDIELYIVKKPPNVHDIKIPAFVVYELIEDIRRRIDKGLRVAEKAVRESVIDTQNVDAIIQRLRRNYRRALREGIVDSKEDFELILLAKELDATIVSADIGILTWAQKMGIKWIDAARFKEVLDELVEKIR, from the coding sequence ATGATTCGCTTTGTACTTGACACGAGCATCTTTGTCAACCCCGATATTAGAAATAAGTTTGGAGAAAGCCCGACTGAAGCTATGAAAAAGTTCTTAGATTACGCGGAGAAGCTTTTTGGAAGGGTCGAGTTCTACGTTCCTCCTGGTATCTACAAAGAGATAACCCATTTTGTTGAACTCGAAGAGGTTTCTCCCGATATTGAGCTGTATATAGTCAAAAAACCTCCCAACGTGCACGACATTAAAATACCGGCCTTTGTTGTTTATGAACTCATTGAAGATATCAGAAGAAGGATAGACAAAGGTCTTAGGGTTGCTGAAAAGGCCGTGAGAGAGAGTGTAATAGACACACAGAACGTAGATGCAATAATCCAAAGACTAAGAAGAAACTATAGGAGGGCTCTAAGAGAGGGCATCGTTGACAGTAAAGAAGATTTTGAGCTCATTCTCCTAGCTAAGGAACTTGATGCCACAATTGTTTCTGCAGACATTGGAATTTTAACGTGGGCCCAAAAGATGGGAATCAAATGGATAGATGCGGCAAGATTCAAGGAAGTTCTGGACGAGCTCGTGGAAAAGATAAGGTAA